In the genome of Ammospiza nelsoni isolate bAmmNel1 chromosome 7, bAmmNel1.pri, whole genome shotgun sequence, one region contains:
- the WDR75 gene encoding WD repeat-containing protein 75 isoform X2, translating to MRYLLYASGDFVKVHSVNTEETLGLLCGHADLVTGIQLNPHNHMQLYSSSLDGTIKLWDFMDGIPIKTFTVGSKLLALYVLASAEDSVFVVIPKKGERDTFQLVSVKLTKGAGQDLEGKELSVVLDGVGASSKQIAFGREDSYVVSVKDVNLQVYFFKRKLLNRFSLSTVKTKGGDNRFSCVVCHPTEDCIATGHADGKIRLWRNFHHKKGYTYSALHWHHDTVMDLAYSLEGTRLLSGGVESVLVQWHNESSCQKDFLPRLGSPIECISMSSDGVLCCTLHTDNRISIINSNLRFSRSIQGLIKSRDVKTGLVVDPRTKALVLNGEPGHLQFYSLQSDQQLFSLDIVQRQYIHQAGLKQSDLVKVAFSARGTWLATVEESEEVADPELQLKLWFYSEETQSFALNTRINTPHDNHITDMCFRDMDELGDDSLILVTTGRDCVFKVWVMVEDSDPEAHQSVSWSCDFVGSYHNYQATNCCFSEDGSLLAVSFEETVTVWDSLTWDLKCTFCHPPGNIRNICFGRLTCSKYLIGATDYGFLCCWNLLTCALEWSAHLNVVVLQPDPLSEHIAAVSWLSKESSLFVFKPSEPWPVYIQRNLCKEKILLAAFVPRDEPETISSEKYLWLRKSQLFFLTDTQELMTLSTKSLEERLTPSSKQLAVEESLPVTPFSVLLGKHRRQQAQEDTDLGKPVVHNKQEQASPAVKELLHTPAHVLPSASFLCTIFINSLLISKENKSAEEVADEVEMESEKAEDDSDEEDVTAMEQEDTSHMELLGEMTCKLSKSQEKELRKIRKMDYSWISAF from the exons ATGAG GTACCTGCTGTACGCCTCGGGGGACTTCGTGAAGGTGCACAGCGTGAACACCGAGGAGACCCTGGGGCTCCTGTGCGGCCATGCCGACCTGGTGACCGGCATCCAGCTCAACCCACACAACCACATGCAG ctctaTTCTTCCTCTCTCGATGGCACCATTAAGCTGTGGGACTTCATGGATGGCATTCCCATTAAA acttTCACTGTAGGATCCAAACTTCTAGCACTGTACGTGCTTGCCAGTGCTGAGGACTCAGTGTTTGTTGTCATTCCAAAGAAGGGTGAACGAG ATACATTCCAGCTGGTCTCAGTTAAGCTGACAAAAGGAGCGGGCCAGGATCTGGAAGGCAAGGAGCTCTCAGTGGTCCTGGATGGTGTGGGTGCATCATCAAAGCAAATTGCATTTGGAAGAGAA GATTCCTATGTGGTGTCAGTGAAGGATGTGAATCtccaagtttatttttttaaacgGAAATTGTTGAACAG GTTTTCTTTAAGTACAGTGAAGACAAAAGGAGGAGACAATCGCTTCAGTTGTGTCGTGTGCCATCCTACAGAGGATTGCATTGCAACTGGCCATGCTGATGGAAAGATTCGCCTCTG GAGGAATTTCCACCACAAGAAAGGATACACATATTCAGCACTGCACTGGCATCATGATACTGTCATGGATCTGGCTTATTCTTTGGAGG GAACCAGGTTGCTGAGTGGTGGAGTTGAATCTGTTCTAGTCCAGTGGCACAATGAATCTTCATGCCAGAAGGATTTCCTGCCTCGTTTGGGGTCTCCCATCGAGTGCATCTCCATGTCCTCTGACGGCGTTCTCTGCTGCACCCTGCACACAGACAACA GAATTTCAATAATCAACAGCAACCTAAGGTTTTCCAGAAGTATTCAAGGGCTAATCAAAA GTAGGGATGTCAAGACTGGCCTAGTGGTTGATCCTAGAACTAAAGCTTTGGTCCTGAATGGAGAGCCAGGCCACTTGCAGTTCTATTCCCTCCAGAGTGACCAACAATTGTTCAGT CTGGACATCGTGCAGCGGCAGTACATCCACCAGGCGGGCCTGAAGCAGTCGGACCTGGTGAAGGTGGCGTTCAGCGCTCGGGGCACCTGGCTGGCCACGGTGGAGGAGAGCGAGGAAGTGGCTGACCCCGAGCTACAGCTGAAGCTGTGGTTCTACAGTGAAGAAACACAGAG CTTTGCACTGAACACCAGAATAAACACACCCCATGACAACCACATCACAGACATGTGCTTTCGTGACATGGATGAACTGGGAGATGACTCGCTCATCCTGGTAACAACTGGCAGAGACTGTGTGTTTAAAGTCTGGGTGATGGTAGAAGACTCTGATCCAGAAG CACACCAGAgtgtgagctggagctgtgactTTGTGGGCAGCTACCACAACTACCAAGctacaaactgctgcttctcagaAGATGGCTCTTTGCTGGCTGTTAGCTTTGAAGAAACTGTCACTGTATGGGATTCACTTACTTGGGATCTTAAGTGTACATTTTGCCATCCACCTGGAAATATAAG GAACATCTGCTTTGGGAGACTAACATGTTCCAAGTACCTTATTGGTGCCACTGATTATGGCTTTCTGTGTTGCTGGAACCTGCTCACTTGTGCAT TGGAGTGGAGTGCCCACCTCAACGTCGTGGTTCTGCAACCTGATCCCCTTTCTGAACACATTGCTGCAGTCTCATGGCTCTCCAAAGAGTCCAGCT tGTTTGTGTTTAAACCAAGTGAGCCATGGCCAGTCTACATCCAGAGAAATCTTTGTAAAGAAAAGATCCTGCTTGCTGCCTTCGTTCCCAGAGATGAACCTGAAACGATTAGCTCAGAAAAATACCTTTGGCTAAGAAAATCCCAGCTGTTTTTTCTTACAGATACACAA GAGCTGATGACACTTAGCACAAAGTCTCTGGAAGAAAGGCTCACACCATCAAGCAAACAG CTGGCAGTAGAAGAAAGTCTTCCTGTGACACCATTTAGtgtgctgctgggaaagcaCAGACGTCAGCAAGCACAGGAGGATACAGACCTTGGAAAACCAGTTGTTCATAATAAGCAGGAGCAAGCTTCACCTGCTGTCAAAGAG CTTTTGCACACTCCAGCACACGTTTTGCCATCTGCTTCCTTCCTCTGCACTATATTTATTAATTCATTGCTCATCTCCAAAGAGAACAAAAG TGCTGAAGAAGTTGCTGATGAAGTAGAAATGGAAAGTGAAAAAGCAGAGGATGATTCAGATGAGGAAGATGTCACAGCAATGGAACAAGAGGATACAAGCCATATGGAATTATTAGGAGAGATGACATGTAAACTGTCTAAATCCCAGGAAAAGGAGCTAcgaaaaataagaaaaatggaCTACAGCTGGATATCAGCCTTCTAA
- the WDR75 gene encoding WD repeat-containing protein 75 isoform X1: MVSPGALRVVRCGGGGQRGARAVFSADSKYLLYASGDFVKVHSVNTEETLGLLCGHADLVTGIQLNPHNHMQLYSSSLDGTIKLWDFMDGIPIKTFTVGSKLLALYVLASAEDSVFVVIPKKGERDTFQLVSVKLTKGAGQDLEGKELSVVLDGVGASSKQIAFGREDSYVVSVKDVNLQVYFFKRKLLNRFSLSTVKTKGGDNRFSCVVCHPTEDCIATGHADGKIRLWRNFHHKKGYTYSALHWHHDTVMDLAYSLEGTRLLSGGVESVLVQWHNESSCQKDFLPRLGSPIECISMSSDGVLCCTLHTDNRISIINSNLRFSRSIQGLIKSRDVKTGLVVDPRTKALVLNGEPGHLQFYSLQSDQQLFSLDIVQRQYIHQAGLKQSDLVKVAFSARGTWLATVEESEEVADPELQLKLWFYSEETQSFALNTRINTPHDNHITDMCFRDMDELGDDSLILVTTGRDCVFKVWVMVEDSDPEAHQSVSWSCDFVGSYHNYQATNCCFSEDGSLLAVSFEETVTVWDSLTWDLKCTFCHPPGNIRNICFGRLTCSKYLIGATDYGFLCCWNLLTCALEWSAHLNVVVLQPDPLSEHIAAVSWLSKESSLFVFKPSEPWPVYIQRNLCKEKILLAAFVPRDEPETISSEKYLWLRKSQLFFLTDTQELMTLSTKSLEERLTPSSKQLAVEESLPVTPFSVLLGKHRRQQAQEDTDLGKPVVHNKQEQASPAVKELLHTPAHVLPSASFLCTIFINSLLISKENKSAEEVADEVEMESEKAEDDSDEEDVTAMEQEDTSHMELLGEMTCKLSKSQEKELRKIRKMDYSWISAF; the protein is encoded by the exons ATGGTGTCGCCGGGCGCGCTCCGCGTGGTgcgctgcggcggcggcggccagCGCGGCGCCAGGGCCGTGTTCTCCGCCGACTCCAA GTACCTGCTGTACGCCTCGGGGGACTTCGTGAAGGTGCACAGCGTGAACACCGAGGAGACCCTGGGGCTCCTGTGCGGCCATGCCGACCTGGTGACCGGCATCCAGCTCAACCCACACAACCACATGCAG ctctaTTCTTCCTCTCTCGATGGCACCATTAAGCTGTGGGACTTCATGGATGGCATTCCCATTAAA acttTCACTGTAGGATCCAAACTTCTAGCACTGTACGTGCTTGCCAGTGCTGAGGACTCAGTGTTTGTTGTCATTCCAAAGAAGGGTGAACGAG ATACATTCCAGCTGGTCTCAGTTAAGCTGACAAAAGGAGCGGGCCAGGATCTGGAAGGCAAGGAGCTCTCAGTGGTCCTGGATGGTGTGGGTGCATCATCAAAGCAAATTGCATTTGGAAGAGAA GATTCCTATGTGGTGTCAGTGAAGGATGTGAATCtccaagtttatttttttaaacgGAAATTGTTGAACAG GTTTTCTTTAAGTACAGTGAAGACAAAAGGAGGAGACAATCGCTTCAGTTGTGTCGTGTGCCATCCTACAGAGGATTGCATTGCAACTGGCCATGCTGATGGAAAGATTCGCCTCTG GAGGAATTTCCACCACAAGAAAGGATACACATATTCAGCACTGCACTGGCATCATGATACTGTCATGGATCTGGCTTATTCTTTGGAGG GAACCAGGTTGCTGAGTGGTGGAGTTGAATCTGTTCTAGTCCAGTGGCACAATGAATCTTCATGCCAGAAGGATTTCCTGCCTCGTTTGGGGTCTCCCATCGAGTGCATCTCCATGTCCTCTGACGGCGTTCTCTGCTGCACCCTGCACACAGACAACA GAATTTCAATAATCAACAGCAACCTAAGGTTTTCCAGAAGTATTCAAGGGCTAATCAAAA GTAGGGATGTCAAGACTGGCCTAGTGGTTGATCCTAGAACTAAAGCTTTGGTCCTGAATGGAGAGCCAGGCCACTTGCAGTTCTATTCCCTCCAGAGTGACCAACAATTGTTCAGT CTGGACATCGTGCAGCGGCAGTACATCCACCAGGCGGGCCTGAAGCAGTCGGACCTGGTGAAGGTGGCGTTCAGCGCTCGGGGCACCTGGCTGGCCACGGTGGAGGAGAGCGAGGAAGTGGCTGACCCCGAGCTACAGCTGAAGCTGTGGTTCTACAGTGAAGAAACACAGAG CTTTGCACTGAACACCAGAATAAACACACCCCATGACAACCACATCACAGACATGTGCTTTCGTGACATGGATGAACTGGGAGATGACTCGCTCATCCTGGTAACAACTGGCAGAGACTGTGTGTTTAAAGTCTGGGTGATGGTAGAAGACTCTGATCCAGAAG CACACCAGAgtgtgagctggagctgtgactTTGTGGGCAGCTACCACAACTACCAAGctacaaactgctgcttctcagaAGATGGCTCTTTGCTGGCTGTTAGCTTTGAAGAAACTGTCACTGTATGGGATTCACTTACTTGGGATCTTAAGTGTACATTTTGCCATCCACCTGGAAATATAAG GAACATCTGCTTTGGGAGACTAACATGTTCCAAGTACCTTATTGGTGCCACTGATTATGGCTTTCTGTGTTGCTGGAACCTGCTCACTTGTGCAT TGGAGTGGAGTGCCCACCTCAACGTCGTGGTTCTGCAACCTGATCCCCTTTCTGAACACATTGCTGCAGTCTCATGGCTCTCCAAAGAGTCCAGCT tGTTTGTGTTTAAACCAAGTGAGCCATGGCCAGTCTACATCCAGAGAAATCTTTGTAAAGAAAAGATCCTGCTTGCTGCCTTCGTTCCCAGAGATGAACCTGAAACGATTAGCTCAGAAAAATACCTTTGGCTAAGAAAATCCCAGCTGTTTTTTCTTACAGATACACAA GAGCTGATGACACTTAGCACAAAGTCTCTGGAAGAAAGGCTCACACCATCAAGCAAACAG CTGGCAGTAGAAGAAAGTCTTCCTGTGACACCATTTAGtgtgctgctgggaaagcaCAGACGTCAGCAAGCACAGGAGGATACAGACCTTGGAAAACCAGTTGTTCATAATAAGCAGGAGCAAGCTTCACCTGCTGTCAAAGAG CTTTTGCACACTCCAGCACACGTTTTGCCATCTGCTTCCTTCCTCTGCACTATATTTATTAATTCATTGCTCATCTCCAAAGAGAACAAAAG TGCTGAAGAAGTTGCTGATGAAGTAGAAATGGAAAGTGAAAAAGCAGAGGATGATTCAGATGAGGAAGATGTCACAGCAATGGAACAAGAGGATACAAGCCATATGGAATTATTAGGAGAGATGACATGTAAACTGTCTAAATCCCAGGAAAAGGAGCTAcgaaaaataagaaaaatggaCTACAGCTGGATATCAGCCTTCTAA